The genomic stretch CACTGTCGGGCATATGCGATCCAATATGAAACGCCGCAACACTGCGTCGCGTCACGCGACGCCAACCAGCCGATATCCGACGCCCGTCTCCGTGACGATATGCTCGGGCTGCGCCGGATCGCGTTCCAGTTTCTGCCGCAAATGCGCCATGTAGATGCGCAGATAGTGATGGCTTTCGACGTGCGACGGGCCCCACACGTCGCGCAGCAACTGGCGATGCGTGAGCACGCGCCCCGCATGACGCACGAGCGTCGCGAGCAGCCGGTATTCGAGCGGCGTCAGATGCACGGGCTCGCCGTCGCGCGAGACCTGCCGCAAGGCCAGATCGACGGTCACGCCGCCGAACTGCACCTGCGGCGTCTCGGCCGGACCACCCTGGTTGCGCCGGCGTAGATGCGCGCGGATCCGCGCAAATAACTCGGACACGCCAAACGGCTTGGTCAGATAGTCGTCGGCGCCGGCATCGAGCGCCGCGACCTTCTCGCTCTCCTGCGTGCGCGCCGACAGCACGATGATGGGCAACTCGCTCCAGCCGCGCAGTTCGCGGATCACGTCGAGGCCATCGGTGTCGGGCAAGCCCAGATCGACGATCACGAGATCGGGCTTGCGTGTGGCCGCTTCGATTAGTCCCTGTTTGCCCGTCGGCGCGTCGTACACGGTCATCCCCTCGCCTTCCAGTGACGCCCGCACGAAGCGGCGAATCTGTTGTTCGTCTTCGATCAGTACGACGGTAATGCTCAGGTCGCTCATGAGTGAGTATGAGGATGCGTATCGGCTTGTTGTCGACGGTGCGGTTCGGGATCCGGCTCGGCCGCGGCTTCGTCGGGCAGATCGGATACGTCGGGCACGGGCGGCGGCGTGTCGATGGGCAGCGTGAACCAGAAACGCGCGCCCTCGACGCGGCCATCGGCAGCGATGCGGTTGGCCGCGCCGATTTTACCGCCATGCGCTTCGGCAATCGCGCGGCAGATCGCGAGCCCGAGGCCGATGCCCGGTTTCGCCGATTCCTTCTCACCGCGCGTGAACTTCTCGAAGATGCGGGCCTCCATGCCCGGAGGCAAGCCGGGCCCGGTATCGTCGACGGTCACGCGCACGAACGGCGTGCCGTTCTCTTCGAT from Paraburkholderia phymatum STM815 encodes the following:
- the kdpE gene encoding two-component system response regulator KdpE; the encoded protein is MSDLSITVVLIEDEQQIRRFVRASLEGEGMTVYDAPTGKQGLIEAATRKPDLVIVDLGLPDTDGLDVIRELRGWSELPIIVLSARTQESEKVAALDAGADDYLTKPFGVSELFARIRAHLRRRNQGGPAETPQVQFGGVTVDLALRQVSRDGEPVHLTPLEYRLLATLVRHAGRVLTHRQLLRDVWGPSHVESHHYLRIYMAHLRQKLERDPAQPEHIVTETGVGYRLVGVA